A region from the Campylobacter subantarcticus LMG 24377 genome encodes:
- a CDS encoding shikimate dehydrogenase, protein MKIFAVIGDPIMHSKSPRMHNNALQVLKEGAVYTRYHLKDKTKLKEIVQKLDGANITIPFKEVACEIADFKDESVMHIGSANTLLNKDNKIYAYNTDYLGFLKVIEDFSFIKNALILGAGGTAKALAYALKSRSVEVTIANRSSARFESLANYPCFLYAQLDLSKKFDLIINTTSAGLNDAKLPCQEEILKNIFQHAKYAFDVIYGKNTPFLKLARENGLKIKDGTQMLLWQGVFAFELFLECQKTEEIFKAMRMALKLP, encoded by the coding sequence ATGAAAATTTTTGCAGTTATAGGCGATCCTATTATGCATTCTAAATCTCCAAGAATGCATAATAATGCCTTGCAAGTGCTCAAAGAAGGCGCAGTTTATACAAGATATCATCTAAAAGATAAAACAAAATTGAAAGAAATTGTTCAAAAATTAGATGGTGCTAATATCACCATACCTTTTAAAGAAGTAGCTTGTGAAATAGCTGATTTCAAAGATGAAAGTGTTATGCATATAGGTTCTGCTAATACTTTATTAAATAAAGATAATAAAATTTATGCTTATAACACAGATTATCTAGGATTTTTAAAGGTGATTGAAGATTTTTCTTTTATTAAAAATGCTTTGATTTTGGGTGCTGGAGGCACAGCCAAAGCTTTAGCATATGCTTTAAAATCTAGGAGTGTTGAAGTTACAATAGCAAATCGTTCTAGTGCTAGATTTGAAAGTTTAGCCAACTATCCATGTTTTTTATATGCTCAACTTGATTTAAGTAAAAAATTTGATTTGATTATTAATACAACTAGTGCAGGTTTAAATGATGCAAAATTACCTTGTCAAGAAGAGATTTTAAAAAATATTTTTCAACATGCCAAATATGCTTTTGATGTGATTTATGGTAAAAATACACCTTTTTTAAAATTAGCAAGAGAAAATGGCTTGAAAATAAAAGATGGTACACAAATGCTTTTATGGCAAGGCGTTTTTGCTTTTGAGTTGTTTTTAGAGTGTCAAAAAACAGAAGAAATTTTTAAAGCCATGAGGATGGCTTTAAAACTTCCTTAG